The following proteins are encoded in a genomic region of Nitratireductor sp. GISD-1A_MAKvit:
- a CDS encoding DUF427 domain-containing protein, with product MTSVKNPAPGFDRNPDKRITIRPCAETVRVIVDGTELACTQQAKRMRESGCPEVVYIPFADINFALLERTGTRTHCPYKGDASYWRRTGAGEPGSDIMWAYENPFDEVIEIRDHGAFFTDLVEIKKG from the coding sequence ATGACGAGTGTGAAAAACCCTGCCCCGGGCTTTGACCGAAATCCCGACAAGCGGATCACGATACGGCCCTGCGCTGAAACGGTGCGGGTCATTGTCGACGGCACCGAGCTGGCCTGCACGCAGCAGGCCAAGCGCATGCGTGAGAGCGGCTGCCCCGAGGTGGTCTACATTCCGTTTGCCGACATCAATTTCGCCCTCCTTGAACGCACCGGGACGCGGACGCACTGCCCCTACAAGGGCGATGCATCCTACTGGCGGCGGACTGGGGCCGGAGAACCGGGGAGCGACATCATGTGGGCCTACGAAAACCCGTTCGACGAGGTCATCGAAATCAGGGACCACGGCGCTTTCTTCACCGACCTCGTCGAAATCAAGAAAGGCTAG
- the ppdK gene encoding pyruvate, phosphate dikinase, with protein MTKWVYVFGDGRAEGSAGDRNLLGGKGANLAEMCSLGLPVPPGFTITTELCSHYYANGRTYPDELKTQVEAALEEVGRVAGRRFGDAGAPLLVSVRSGARASMPGMMDTVLNLGLNDATVEAIAAEADDARFAYDSYRRFIQMYCNVVLGLDHDVFEEILEEEKARLGYEVDTEFSAGDWQNVIALYKGRIETELGAPFPQDPHEQLWGAVGAVFSSWMNPRAMTYRRLHDIPESWGTAVNVQAMVFGNRGEDSATGVAFTRDPSTGEKALYGEFLVNAQGEDVVAGIRTPQNITEAARLVAGSDKPSLEKLMPEAFASFIQIADTLERHYRDMQDLEFTIERGKLWMLQTRSGKRTASAALKVAVDMANEGLITREEAVARIDAASLDQLLHPTIDPSAPRDIIGMGLPASPGAATGEIVFCSEAAEEAKAEGRRVILVRVETSPEDIHGMHAAEGILTTRGGMTSHAAVVARGMGKPCVSGAGSLRVDQRKGVLLAMGQLLKAGDTITIDGATGQVLKGAVPMLQPELSGDFSTIMGWTDQARRMRVRANAETPADARTARSFGAEGIGLCRTEHMFFDDGRILAMREMIVADTESDRRAALAKLLPMQRSDFVEIFEVMAGLPVTIRLLDPPLHEFLPKTDEEIAEVAEAMGVSTDKLRQRTEALHEFNPMLGHRGCRLAISYPEIAEMQARAIFEAAADAAQKAGAPVVPEIMVPLVGMSAELTFVKERIDTVARTVMEERGVTFDYLVGTMIELPRAALRADEIAASAEFFSFGTNDLTQTTFGISRDDAASFLETYRTRGIIEQDPFVSLDVDGVGELVRIATAKGREARAGLKLGICGEHGGDPASIRFCETVGLDYVSCSPFRVPIARLAAAQAAIRESAAG; from the coding sequence ATGACCAAGTGGGTCTATGTGTTTGGCGATGGACGTGCCGAAGGCAGTGCGGGCGACCGGAATCTGCTCGGCGGCAAGGGTGCAAATCTGGCCGAGATGTGCAGTCTCGGGCTGCCGGTGCCGCCCGGATTTACGATCACCACCGAACTCTGCTCCCACTATTATGCCAATGGCCGCACCTATCCGGACGAATTGAAAACACAGGTCGAGGCGGCGCTCGAAGAGGTGGGCCGTGTGGCCGGTCGCCGCTTTGGCGATGCCGGGGCGCCGCTGCTGGTGTCGGTGCGCTCGGGTGCGCGGGCGTCCATGCCCGGCATGATGGACACGGTGCTCAATCTGGGCCTCAACGATGCGACGGTTGAGGCGATTGCGGCGGAGGCGGATGACGCGCGCTTTGCCTATGACAGCTACCGCCGGTTCATCCAGATGTACTGCAATGTGGTGCTCGGGCTCGACCATGATGTCTTTGAGGAGATCCTCGAAGAGGAGAAGGCGCGGCTTGGCTATGAGGTCGACACGGAATTTTCCGCCGGCGACTGGCAGAATGTCATCGCGCTCTACAAGGGACGCATCGAAACCGAACTGGGTGCGCCGTTCCCGCAGGATCCGCACGAACAGCTCTGGGGCGCGGTGGGCGCGGTGTTCTCCTCTTGGATGAATCCGCGCGCGATGACGTATCGCCGGCTGCACGACATTCCCGAAAGCTGGGGCACGGCGGTGAACGTGCAGGCCATGGTGTTTGGCAACCGGGGCGAGGACTCGGCGACGGGCGTGGCTTTCACGCGTGACCCCTCGACCGGCGAAAAGGCGCTCTATGGCGAATTCCTCGTCAATGCGCAGGGCGAAGACGTGGTTGCCGGCATCCGTACGCCACAGAACATTACCGAAGCGGCAAGGCTTGTGGCGGGTTCCGACAAGCCTTCGCTTGAAAAGCTGATGCCGGAGGCGTTTGCCAGCTTCATCCAGATCGCCGACACGCTGGAGCGGCACTATCGCGACATGCAGGATCTGGAGTTCACCATCGAGCGCGGCAAATTATGGATGCTGCAGACCCGCTCGGGCAAGCGCACGGCCAGTGCTGCCCTCAAGGTCGCCGTCGACATGGCCAATGAAGGGCTCATAACGAGAGAAGAGGCCGTGGCACGCATCGACGCGGCATCACTCGACCAGCTTCTGCATCCCACCATCGACCCCTCCGCTCCGCGCGACATTATCGGTATGGGGCTACCGGCTTCCCCGGGAGCCGCAACGGGAGAGATCGTGTTTTGCTCCGAAGCCGCCGAAGAGGCAAAGGCGGAAGGGCGCCGGGTGATTCTGGTGCGGGTGGAGACCAGTCCGGAAGATATCCACGGCATGCATGCAGCAGAAGGCATTCTGACCACACGCGGCGGCATGACAAGCCACGCGGCCGTGGTGGCGCGTGGCATGGGCAAGCCCTGCGTTTCGGGGGCAGGCTCGTTGCGCGTTGACCAGCGCAAAGGCGTTCTCCTCGCCATGGGGCAGCTGCTCAAGGCAGGCGATACGATCACCATCGATGGCGCTACGGGTCAGGTTCTGAAGGGGGCGGTTCCCATGCTGCAGCCGGAACTCTCCGGCGATTTCTCCACCATCATGGGCTGGACAGACCAGGCACGGCGCATGCGTGTGCGCGCCAATGCCGAAACGCCAGCCGATGCGCGCACGGCAAGGTCTTTCGGGGCGGAGGGCATCGGCCTTTGCCGCACCGAACACATGTTTTTCGATGATGGGCGCATCCTTGCCATGCGCGAAATGATCGTGGCAGATACCGAGAGCGACCGGCGCGCGGCACTTGCCAAGCTCCTTCCCATGCAGCGATCGGATTTCGTTGAAATTTTCGAAGTGATGGCCGGGCTTCCCGTGACCATCCGCCTGCTCGACCCGCCACTCCATGAGTTCTTGCCCAAGACGGATGAAGAAATCGCGGAAGTGGCCGAAGCCATGGGCGTTTCGACAGACAAGCTGCGCCAGCGCACGGAAGCATTGCACGAATTCAACCCGATGCTGGGACATCGCGGCTGCCGGCTTGCGATTTCCTATCCGGAAATCGCCGAAATGCAGGCGCGGGCGATCTTTGAGGCGGCCGCGGATGCCGCCCAGAAGGCGGGAGCCCCGGTGGTGCCGGAAATCATGGTGCCGCTGGTGGGCATGTCAGCCGAGCTGACCTTCGTGAAAGAGCGCATCGACACGGTTGCAAGGACGGTGATGGAGGAGCGGGGCGTCACGTTCGACTATCTCGTGGGGACGATGATCGAACTGCCGCGCGCAGCTCTTCGAGCCGATGAAATCGCTGCCAGCGCCGAGTTCTTTTCTTTCGGAACGAATGATCTGACACAGACCACATTCGGTATTTCACGGGACGATGCAGCTTCGTTTCTCGAGACCTACCGCACACGCGGCATCATCGAGCAGGATCCGTTCGTCTCTCTGGATGTCGATGGCGTTGGGGAACTGGTCAGGATCGCCACGGCAAAGGGGCGGGAGGCCCGCGCCGGCCTGAAGCTTGGCATCTGTGGTGAGCACGGCGGAGACCCTGCGTCCATACGGTTCTGCGAGACCGTGGGGCTGGATTACGTTTCGTGTTCGCCTTTCCGGGTTCCAATCGCGCGACTGGCTGCGGCGCAGGCCGCAATCCGGGAGAGCGCGGCCGGCTAG
- a CDS encoding DsbA family protein, whose product MSELIQRRRLLLSMAALPALGLGLAACSDSSAEADAGAAAKDPVTTAAVDAPASTGTVDMDKLLEEGALEDKVQGDENAPVTIVEYASMTCSHCATFHTRTYPDLKKKYIETGKVRFILREFPFDPRAEAGFMLARCSDDKYFAMVDVLFKQQGNWAPVQDAQSALLKIAKLAGFTQESFEACLTDQKLLENVRSVRTRGAEEFGIDATPTFFINGKKYSGAMSIDEISAVIDGML is encoded by the coding sequence ATGTCCGAACTGATCCAGCGCCGCAGACTTCTTCTTTCCATGGCCGCCCTGCCGGCCCTTGGTCTGGGGTTGGCCGCATGCTCAGACAGCAGTGCCGAGGCAGATGCGGGGGCGGCTGCGAAAGATCCGGTCACCACGGCTGCCGTGGACGCTCCGGCATCGACCGGGACAGTGGACATGGACAAGCTTCTTGAAGAAGGGGCGCTGGAAGACAAGGTGCAGGGCGATGAAAACGCGCCCGTTACCATCGTCGAATACGCTTCGATGACATGCAGCCACTGCGCGACTTTCCACACCCGCACCTATCCCGATCTGAAGAAGAAATACATTGAGACGGGCAAGGTGCGTTTCATCCTGCGCGAATTCCCGTTCGATCCGCGCGCGGAAGCCGGTTTCATGCTCGCGCGCTGCTCCGATGACAAGTATTTCGCCATGGTCGACGTTCTGTTCAAGCAGCAGGGCAACTGGGCGCCGGTCCAGGATGCGCAGTCTGCTCTCCTGAAAATCGCCAAACTGGCCGGTTTCACCCAGGAGAGCTTTGAAGCCTGTCTGACCGATCAGAAGCTGTTGGAGAATGTGCGGTCCGTGCGCACCCGCGGCGCTGAAGAATTTGGCATCGATGCGACGCCGACCTTCTTCATCAATGGCAAGAAGTACTCGGGCGCCATGTCGATCGACGAAATTTCCGCAGTGATTGACGGTATGCTCTGA
- a CDS encoding HAD family hydrolase yields the protein MNEIRHIVFDIGRVLIHYDPEIPYRRIIPDDEERRWFLETVCTGDWNVEQDRGRGWEEAEALLIAEHPHEEDNIRAFRRNWHEMVPHAYDDSVTLLEKLIDNGHDVTMLTNFAADTFAEARKRFPFLNRPRGVTVSGEVGIIKPDRAIYDIHVESFDLEPGATLFIDDSEKNVEGAKSAGWQAVHFIDAEKLRQDLAAYGFSL from the coding sequence ATGAACGAGATCCGTCACATCGTGTTCGACATCGGCAGGGTCCTCATTCATTACGACCCTGAAATACCCTACCGGCGCATCATTCCAGACGACGAGGAGCGCCGCTGGTTTCTGGAGACCGTGTGTACGGGCGACTGGAATGTGGAGCAGGACCGCGGACGCGGCTGGGAGGAAGCCGAAGCCCTTCTCATTGCCGAGCATCCCCATGAGGAAGACAACATCCGCGCCTTCCGCCGAAACTGGCACGAGATGGTGCCCCATGCCTATGACGACTCGGTCACCCTGCTCGAAAAACTGATCGACAATGGCCACGATGTCACGATGCTCACGAACTTTGCAGCAGACACGTTTGCCGAGGCAAGAAAGCGTTTTCCCTTCCTCAATCGGCCGCGCGGCGTCACCGTCTCCGGCGAGGTGGGCATCATCAAGCCAGACCGCGCCATCTATGACATTCACGTCGAGAGTTTCGACCTCGAACCCGGGGCGACGCTCTTTATTGACGACAGCGAGAAGAATGTTGAAGGCGCAAAAAGTGCCGGCTGGCAGGCCGTGCATTTCATTGATGCGGAGAAACTCCGGCAAGACCTCGCCGCCTATGGTTTCTCGCTGTGA
- a CDS encoding VOC family protein, translated as MRRTGKLDYIEMPASGESLGQVKAFYAKAFSWKFTDYGPAYSAFSEGLDGGFDGNPEGNDKPLPVLFSEDLEATLKTVEAAGGKIVKPIFSFPGGRRFHFVDPAGNELAMWSES; from the coding sequence ATGCGCAGAACCGGAAAGCTCGACTATATCGAAATGCCAGCAAGCGGTGAGAGCCTCGGTCAGGTCAAGGCGTTTTACGCAAAGGCCTTCTCCTGGAAGTTCACCGATTATGGGCCGGCATACTCGGCGTTTTCCGAGGGTCTCGACGGCGGTTTCGACGGCAACCCGGAAGGAAACGACAAACCGCTCCCGGTGCTGTTCAGTGAAGATCTCGAAGCCACCTTGAAGACGGTCGAGGCAGCTGGTGGAAAGATCGTGAAGCCAATCTTTTCTTTCCCCGGCGGTCGCCGCTTTCACTTCGTCGATCCCGCCGGAAACGAATTGGCAATGTGGAGTGAATCATGA
- a CDS encoding DUF721 domain-containing protein — protein sequence MTGKRQYGNPVAVSDLATGILDPVMRKRAGLSVELVQCWSEIVGERLALSTRPEKLAWPRRRHEDDPFEPATLVIACEGAAALRLQHETGEVIGRVNAFMGFAAVGRIKIVQKPVAVAPKRKPAPSRPLTAGESARIEALIAGVEDDALRQSLENLGASILGRRR from the coding sequence ATGACAGGGAAGAGGCAATACGGCAATCCCGTCGCTGTGAGCGATCTGGCAACGGGCATTCTGGATCCGGTGATGCGCAAGCGAGCCGGGCTCTCTGTCGAGCTCGTGCAATGCTGGTCGGAGATCGTCGGCGAACGCCTTGCGCTCAGCACAAGGCCAGAAAAGCTTGCCTGGCCCCGAAGGCGGCACGAGGATGATCCGTTTGAGCCGGCCACGCTTGTGATCGCCTGTGAGGGCGCGGCGGCACTGCGGCTGCAGCACGAAACAGGCGAGGTGATCGGCCGGGTGAACGCATTCATGGGATTTGCCGCCGTGGGGCGAATCAAGATCGTTCAAAAACCGGTGGCCGTTGCCCCGAAACGCAAGCCCGCGCCCTCGCGACCGCTGACGGCTGGCGAAAGCGCGCGGATCGAGGCGCTTATCGCGGGCGTGGAAGACGACGCCCTGCGCCAGTCGCTCGAAAACCTGGGAGCCAGCATTCTGGGGCGGCGCAGATGA
- a CDS encoding site-specific DNA-methyltransferase — MSAVRRIDELAPEPKKAEWLDTIIKGDCIAALDRLPEKSVDVIFADPPYNLQLGGDLHRPDQSRVDAVDDAWDQFDSFAAYDAFTRAWMLAARRVLKPNGTIWVIGSYHNIFRVGTVMQDLGYWLLNDIVWRKTNPMPNFRGRRFQNAHETMIWASRDKSTKGYTFNYEALKASNDDVQMRSDWLFPICTGKERLKNEEGGKLHPTQKPEALLARVIMSSTRPGDVVLDPFFGSGTTGAVAKRLGRHFVGIERQDDYIEAASARIAEVEPMNEMDLAQMQPKRAAPRVAFGSLLDAGLMQAGTKLHDAKRRWTASVRADGTIAIGDEAGSIHRIGARVQGLDACNGWTFWHFEEDGGLKPIDSLRQIMRENMQGVAA, encoded by the coding sequence ATGTCCGCCGTGCGTCGTATCGATGAGCTTGCACCCGAACCGAAAAAGGCCGAATGGCTCGATACGATCATCAAGGGGGACTGCATTGCAGCTCTTGATCGATTGCCCGAGAAATCCGTCGACGTGATCTTTGCCGATCCTCCCTACAATCTCCAGCTCGGGGGAGATCTGCACCGCCCCGACCAGTCCCGGGTCGATGCCGTGGACGATGCCTGGGATCAGTTCGACAGCTTTGCCGCCTATGATGCCTTCACCCGCGCATGGATGCTGGCCGCACGCCGTGTCTTGAAGCCCAACGGCACGATCTGGGTGATCGGTAGCTATCACAACATCTTCCGCGTCGGCACTGTCATGCAGGATCTGGGCTACTGGCTGCTCAACGACATTGTGTGGCGCAAGACCAATCCGATGCCGAACTTCCGTGGTCGCCGGTTCCAGAACGCGCATGAGACGATGATCTGGGCATCGCGTGACAAATCGACCAAGGGATACACCTTCAACTACGAGGCGCTGAAAGCTTCCAACGACGATGTACAGATGCGTTCGGACTGGTTGTTCCCCATCTGCACCGGCAAGGAGCGCCTGAAGAACGAGGAGGGTGGCAAGCTGCATCCGACCCAGAAGCCGGAAGCACTCCTGGCTCGAGTCATCATGTCTTCGACCAGACCCGGTGATGTGGTGCTCGACCCCTTTTTCGGATCGGGCACAACGGGCGCGGTGGCGAAGCGGCTTGGCCGGCATTTTGTCGGCATCGAGCGGCAGGACGACTATATCGAGGCGGCCAGCGCGCGCATTGCCGAAGTCGAACCCATGAACGAGATGGACCTGGCGCAGATGCAGCCCAAGCGCGCGGCGCCGCGCGTGGCATTTGGCAGTCTTCTGGATGCCGGCCTCATGCAGGCCGGCACGAAACTGCATGATGCGAAGCGCCGCTGGACGGCCAGCGTGCGCGCCGACGGCACCATTGCCATCGGTGACGAGGCGGGCTCGATCCATCGCATCGGGGCACGGGTTCAGGGGCTCGACGCCTGCAATGGCTGGACCTTCTGGCACTTCGAGGAAGATGGCGGCCTCAAGCCGATCGACAGCCTGCGCCAGATCATGCGTGAAAACATGCAGGGCGTGGCAGCCTGA
- the smc gene encoding chromosome segregation protein SMC, with product MKFTKLRLLGFKSFVEPSEFIIETGLTGVVGPNGCGKSNLVEALRWVMGESSYKNMRASGMDDVIFSGSGTRPARNTAEVTLFLDNADRTAPAAFNDADELQVSRRIEREAGSVYRINGKEARARDVQLLFADQSTGARSPSMVGQGRIGELIQAKPQARRALLEEAAGISGLHSRRHEAELRLRAAEQNLERLDDVVSELDSQIDSLKRQARQASRFKNLSAEVRKAEAILLHLRWSSAKDQEAEAQSMLSKATALVGETASEQMEAAKAQAIAAHELPKLREAEAAAAAALQRLTIARTQMEEEARRMEARTQELRKRVDQLNADIAREEQMVRDNAEALARLAEEEETLREADEGADGRESELLNVFETVSAELATAEEQLSRLTAEKAEASASRQQVERAIREQAERRDRLARQVATMDAELQDISAKIAGLPDPAEKRLLVDEAAERLEMAEEAVAEAEERVTGAREAEQAARPPLQDARAELGRVETEAQTLRKILNAGGGDLFPAVLEQLRVERGFETALGAALGEDLDVPLDSAAPVYWGPSEIGADDPALPGGVVPLASVVKAPEQLARRLAQIGIVDAEDGARLQKELKPGQRLVARDGALWRWDGYRASADAPTAAAQRLAQKNRLAELDGEVIEASARLHAAETALSDAEQGVKAAVEAERRAREEAREAQAALSRARDALASAEKAAGELSSRRMSLEEARGRVVEDLEEAEAATLAAEEALEAAPDITELQQRLDHQAAQVSAKRAAVAEARAAYEGLRREAEARRRRLEAIAAERRNWQSRVENADRHTSALLQRRTDTEAELEELAEAPEEIEMRGRSLLTQISSAEAVRREAADKLQEAENRQAELDKLATQSIQSLSSARESRARAEERMTAAEERRKEAEARIQEILGVPPHEVLAMAELQPDAPMPDIADVERRLERLKMERERLGAVNLRAEEEQAELNERHGNIVSEREDVIEAIQKLRHAIQSLNKEGRERLLAAFDVVNEQFKRLFTHLFGGGTAELQLIESDDPLEAGLEILARPPGKRPQTMTLLSGGEQALTAMALIFAVFLTNPAPICVLDEVDAPLDDHNVERFCNLMDEMAASTDTRFVVITHNPITMARMSRLFGVTMAEQGVSQLVSVDLQTAERLREAG from the coding sequence ATGAAATTCACCAAACTGCGTCTTCTGGGGTTCAAATCCTTCGTTGAACCAAGCGAATTCATCATTGAAACCGGTCTGACCGGTGTGGTCGGGCCGAATGGCTGCGGCAAGTCCAATCTGGTGGAAGCGCTGCGCTGGGTTATGGGCGAAAGCTCCTACAAGAACATGCGCGCTTCCGGCATGGACGACGTGATCTTTTCGGGATCGGGGACGCGCCCGGCCCGAAATACGGCCGAGGTGACGCTGTTTCTCGACAATGCCGACCGGACAGCGCCCGCGGCCTTCAACGATGCCGACGAATTGCAGGTCTCCCGGCGGATCGAGCGCGAGGCCGGTTCGGTCTATCGGATCAACGGCAAGGAAGCCCGCGCGCGCGATGTCCAGCTGCTTTTTGCCGATCAGTCGACCGGCGCACGCTCTCCATCGATGGTGGGGCAGGGGCGCATTGGCGAACTCATCCAGGCAAAACCACAGGCGCGCCGCGCACTTCTGGAAGAAGCTGCAGGTATTTCCGGCCTCCATTCACGCCGGCATGAAGCCGAACTCAGGCTGCGCGCAGCGGAGCAGAACCTCGAACGCCTTGACGACGTTGTCAGTGAACTTGACAGCCAGATCGACAGTCTGAAACGCCAGGCGCGGCAGGCATCGCGCTTCAAGAACCTTTCGGCGGAAGTCCGCAAGGCCGAGGCGATCCTGCTGCATCTGCGCTGGTCATCGGCCAAGGATCAGGAAGCCGAAGCGCAAAGCATGCTCTCCAAGGCCACGGCTCTGGTCGGGGAGACGGCTAGCGAGCAGATGGAAGCGGCCAAGGCCCAGGCGATTGCCGCACATGAACTGCCCAAGCTGCGCGAGGCCGAAGCCGCCGCCGCGGCTGCCCTTCAGAGGCTGACCATCGCGAGAACGCAGATGGAAGAGGAAGCGCGGCGCATGGAAGCGCGCACCCAGGAGCTCAGGAAACGGGTCGATCAGCTCAATGCCGACATCGCCCGCGAAGAGCAGATGGTGCGCGACAATGCCGAAGCGCTTGCAAGACTGGCCGAAGAGGAAGAGACCCTCAGGGAAGCCGACGAGGGGGCGGATGGACGCGAGAGCGAACTTCTGAACGTGTTCGAAACGGTTTCGGCCGAACTGGCGACGGCCGAGGAGCAGCTTTCGCGCCTGACGGCCGAAAAGGCCGAGGCTTCGGCAAGCCGTCAGCAGGTCGAGCGCGCCATAAGGGAGCAGGCCGAGCGCAGGGACCGGCTCGCACGGCAGGTTGCCACCATGGATGCGGAGCTGCAGGACATCTCGGCGAAAATTGCGGGTCTGCCGGATCCTGCGGAAAAACGGCTTCTGGTTGATGAAGCTGCAGAACGCCTGGAAATGGCCGAAGAAGCCGTTGCCGAGGCTGAAGAGCGGGTGACAGGCGCCCGCGAGGCCGAACAGGCTGCCCGGCCGCCGCTGCAGGATGCCCGTGCGGAGCTCGGGCGGGTCGAGACCGAAGCGCAGACGCTTCGCAAGATCCTGAATGCGGGTGGGGGGGATCTTTTCCCCGCGGTGCTGGAGCAATTGCGGGTGGAGCGCGGGTTTGAAACAGCGCTGGGCGCGGCCCTCGGCGAAGACCTCGATGTGCCGCTGGACAGCGCTGCCCCGGTCTATTGGGGGCCGTCGGAGATCGGAGCCGACGACCCGGCGCTGCCTGGTGGCGTCGTGCCGCTTGCTTCCGTGGTCAAGGCGCCTGAACAGCTCGCACGTCGCCTCGCGCAGATCGGTATTGTGGATGCGGAAGATGGCGCGCGATTGCAGAAAGAACTCAAACCCGGCCAGCGGCTGGTGGCGCGCGATGGCGCATTGTGGCGCTGGGACGGCTACCGCGCCAGTGCGGATGCACCGACCGCCGCAGCACAGAGGCTTGCCCAGAAGAACCGCCTGGCGGAGCTGGACGGCGAGGTGATCGAGGCTTCGGCGCGCCTGCATGCAGCCGAGACAGCCCTGTCGGACGCGGAGCAGGGGGTAAAAGCCGCCGTTGAAGCAGAAAGACGTGCGCGCGAGGAAGCGCGGGAGGCACAGGCAGCACTCAGCCGGGCAAGGGATGCGCTCGCGAGTGCCGAAAAGGCTGCGGGCGAGCTGTCAAGCCGCCGCATGAGCCTGGAAGAGGCGCGCGGCCGTGTTGTCGAGGATCTGGAGGAAGCGGAGGCTGCGACCCTGGCTGCGGAAGAAGCGCTTGAAGCGGCACCGGACATTACCGAACTGCAGCAGCGTCTCGATCACCAGGCAGCACAGGTTTCAGCCAAGCGGGCAGCCGTGGCCGAGGCACGGGCGGCCTATGAGGGACTGCGCCGCGAGGCGGAGGCTCGCCGGCGGCGCCTTGAAGCCATCGCTGCCGAACGACGCAACTGGCAGTCACGGGTGGAAAACGCCGACCGCCACACGTCTGCACTTTTGCAGCGCCGCACCGATACCGAAGCGGAGCTTGAGGAGCTGGCGGAGGCACCTGAGGAAATCGAGATGCGCGGGCGCTCCCTGCTGACCCAGATTTCCAGCGCCGAGGCCGTGCGCAGGGAGGCTGCCGACAAGCTGCAGGAGGCGGAGAACCGGCAGGCGGAACTGGACAAGCTGGCGACGCAGAGCATCCAGTCGCTCTCATCGGCACGCGAAAGCAGGGCGCGCGCGGAAGAGCGCATGACGGCGGCAGAGGAACGAAGAAAAGAAGCCGAAGCGCGCATCCAGGAAATTCTGGGTGTACCGCCCCACGAAGTGCTGGCAATGGCCGAGCTGCAGCCCGACGCGCCAATGCCGGACATCGCCGATGTGGAGCGGCGGCTGGAACGCCTCAAGATGGAGCGTGAACGCCTGGGCGCGGTCAATCTGCGCGCGGAGGAAGAACAGGCCGAACTCAATGAGCGGCACGGAAACATTGTCTCAGAGCGCGAGGACGTGATTGAGGCCATTCAAAAGCTGCGGCACGCGATCCAGAGCCTGAACAAGGAGGGGCGTGAACGTCTCCTGGCCGCTTTCGACGTGGTCAACGAGCAGTTCAAGCGTCTTTTCACACATCTGTTCGGTGGCGGCACGGCCGAACTGCAGCTGATCGAATCCGATGATCCGCTTGAGGCCGGGCTTGAAATTCTCGCCCGTCCGCCCGGCAAGCGCCCGCAAACCATGACGCTTCTTTCAGGTGGCGAGCAGGCGCTGACGGCGATGGCGTTGATTTTCGCTGTGTTCCTGACGAACCCCGCCCCCATCTGCGTGCTGGACGAGGTGGATGCGCCGCTCGACGATCACAATGTCGAGCGCTTCTGCAACCTCATGGATGAAATGGCTGCCTCAACGGACACACGCTTTGTAGTCATCACGCACAATCCCATCACCATGGCGCGGATGAGCAGGCTGTTCGGTGTAACCATGGCCGAGCAGGGCGTCAGCCAGCTCGTCTCGGTCGATCTGCAGACCGCCGAGCGCCTGCGCGAGGCAGGCTAA